The segment GCATATCCACCACTTTGCCGTGAAGGAATGTTCCGTATCCACCACCGTGTGGAAATATCTGTGCAACGTCAAATGGAGTGCTCTCACTGAAAATAAGACCGTAGAAAGCACTGTCGATAAGGTTTCCGGCGGCTCCTGCAAGTATCAGAGACATCACAACCACCAGCCATTTGTTCGCGCCTTTTTTGATGAGCGTATACAGGTACCAGCCAATTGCGCCAATGGCAATTGCACGAAATACGGTAAGAAATATTTTGCCGAAGCGACCGGCAAACTCCATCCCGAATGCCATGCCATTGTTCTCGATAAAGTGTATTTGCGACCAGGGTCCAAATATTTCGAACGACTGGCCGATACACATATGCGTCTTGATCCAGAACTTTACAAGCTGGTCTATTAACAATATCAGGAAGGTTACTAAAATCGCCCTTTTCAATGCAGCAGTTTTGAACAATACCTATAATAAATCTTTGCGAACATGCTGCATAAGCTTGGCTTCCATACTCAGGGTGGCGTGAGGCACACTTCTGAGGCGCTCTTTGGAAATCAATTTTCCAGTAACGCGGCAGATGCCGTATGATTTGTTCTCAATACGAATCAGTGCATTCTCAAGCGATTTGATGAATTTTGCCTGACGCAGTGCGAGCTGACTGTTTTCTTCTTTAGAAAGCACTTGCGAACCTTCTTCAAGAGTTTTGAAAGTGGGCGCGGTATCCATAATGTCGGCACTTGCGCTGTTGGAGTATGCTTCGGTCAGCAACTGAAAGTCGTGACGTGCTTCTTCAAGTTTACGCATAATTATCGCCTTGAATTCCAGCAGTTCTTCGTCGGAATATCGTTGTCTCGTTTGTTCTTCTTTTGTTAACTCTTTCGGCGGTACTACCTTGGGCGCCAATGCGGCGGGTGGAAATGAAATTTTCGGCAAATGTTTTTCTACCGGTTTTTTTCCTGACACAACTTTCGGAAGCGCTTTTTTAACAGGCTCAGGCTTGGGTGCTGGTTTTACAACCGGAGTAATTTTAACCGGAGTTTTTGCAACAGCCGGTTTTGCCGGAATCACCTTTTTAACTTCTGTTTTTTTAGCAACCGGTTTCGTCGAACTTTTTTTTGCCGGAGCAACTTTTGCAACAGGTTTTTTAACAACAACTTTCTTCACAATAGTAGTTTTAGCTGGGGCTTTCTTTATAACGGGCTTCTTCGCTACAATCTTTTTAGCCGGCGATTTCTTGGACACAACTTTTTTTACCGCAGCTTTTTTGATTGGAGCTTTTTTAATGGGAGTCTTTTTTATAATCGGCTTTTTAGCGACCACCTTTTTTGCCGGAGCTTTTTTGACAACGGGCTTTTTAGCGACCACTTTTTTAATCGGAGCTTTTTTAGCAACGATTTTTTTTGCAACCACTTTCTTAACGGCAACCTTTTTTATAATGGGCTTCTTTGCAACCACTTTTTTCACCGGAGCCTTTTTAGCAACGATTTTTTTTGCAACCACTTTTTTTACGGGAGCCTTTTTAATTACACTTTTCTTAGGAAGAGCCTTTTTAGCCACAACTTTTTTTGCCGGAGCAGCCTTTTTAACGGGCTTTTTAGCAACAGGTTTTGCCGGGGTGGCTTTCTTAACGGTTTTTGCAACAGGCTTGGCTGCTTTCTTTGCCGGAACTTTGGCTTTTGCTTTATCCTTGCTTTTCATAATGCAGAATTTAGTAATTAGAATTATACCGTACTCTTCCTGATGAGAATATTAACTTTAATTTCGTCTGTTACTTCTGATAAAACTTTCTCGGGATTCTCAATACTATCAATCACTTTAAGTGATTTTGCCAAAATTTCGCTGCAAATATATGTAAAATTATTGTTAACCGCTGAAATAATTTCGGCATGGTTTTCAATCTGAACGTCTATGGTATCGGTCACCTCAAACGCATTGTCTTTACGTAAGTTCTGTATCCGATTCACCAGTTCGCGGGCAATCCATTCTTCCTTCAGTTTATCCGTCAAAGTTATATCAAGTGCAACCGTAATATTTCCCGACGCAGATACGACCCAGCCGGGGATATCCTCGGTAACAATCTCAACATCACTTAATGTAAGTTCAACATCCTGACCTTCAATTGACAGCATGTAGCTGTTATTCATCTCAATACTGTTGATATCCTCTTGAGTGAACGCACTGATGGCTGCCGCAACCTGCTTCATAATCTTACCGCAGCGGGAACCGAGACTTTTGAAATTGGCTTTGATGCTTTTAACAAGAATACTTGCACCTGCATCGATATATTCAAG is part of the Bacteroidota bacterium genome and harbors:
- a CDS encoding lipoprotein signal peptidase translates to MKRAILVTFLILLIDQLVKFWIKTHMCIGQSFEIFGPWSQIHFIENNGMAFGMEFAGRFGKIFLTVFRAIAIGAIGWYLYTLIKKGANKWLVVVMSLILAGAAGNLIDSAFYGLIFSESTPFDVAQIFPHGGGYGTFLHGKVVDMLYFPMMHGHFPAWLPFWGGEEFEFFSPVFNIADSSITVGVLALLVFQKKLFAKPEGIEK
- a CDS encoding histone H1-like repetitive region-containing protein, with amino-acid sequence MKSKDKAKAKVPAKKAAKPVAKTVKKATPAKPVAKKPVKKAAPAKKVVAKKALPKKSVIKKAPVKKVVAKKIVAKKAPVKKVVAKKPIIKKVAVKKVVAKKIVAKKAPIKKVVAKKPVVKKAPAKKVVAKKPIIKKTPIKKAPIKKAAVKKVVSKKSPAKKIVAKKPVIKKAPAKTTIVKKVVVKKPVAKVAPAKKSSTKPVAKKTEVKKVIPAKPAVAKTPVKITPVVKPAPKPEPVKKALPKVVSGKKPVEKHLPKISFPPAALAPKVVPPKELTKEEQTRQRYSDEELLEFKAIIMRKLEEARHDFQLLTEAYSNSASADIMDTAPTFKTLEEGSQVLSKEENSQLALRQAKFIKSLENALIRIENKSYGICRVTGKLISKERLRSVPHATLSMEAKLMQHVRKDLL